CCCGGCCGAGCGGATCACCGCTCACGGCAACAACAAGTCCGACCGTTTCCTTCGCGACTGCGTCCGTCACCAAGTCGGCCAGGTTGTCCTCGACCACCCCGACGAAATCGTCACCCTCGACTCATTGGCGCGCCGCTACAACGTCGTCCAGCCGGTGCTCGTTCGGGTGACCCCCGGCGTCGAAGCGCACACCAACGAGATGATCGCCACCGCCCACGAGGATCAAAAGTTCGGCTTCTCCGTCGCCTCGGGCGCGGCGTGGGATGCAGTGCGCGCCGCCCACAACGCCGAGAACCTCGACCTCGTCGGCCTCCACTGCCACATCGGCTCGCAAGTCTTCGACGCCGACGGCTTCAAGCTTGCCGCCGAACGCGTCCTCGCCCTGTACTCGCGACTCCACTCCGAGGCGGGAGTCACCCTGCCCAAGCTGGACCTCGGTGGCGGGTACGGTATTGCCTACGTCGACGACCAGAGCCCGCTCGACATCGACGCCCTGGCTGCGTCGCTGCTGGCAGCCGTCGACAAGACCGCAGCAGAGCTGGGCATCGAGCCGCCCATCGTGCTCGCCGAGCCCGGGCGTGCGATATCCGGCCCAGCCGCGGTAACCGTCTATACCGTCGGCGCGGTGAAGGACACCCAGGTCGGTCCGCATTCCTGGCGACGCTACGTCGCCGTCGACGGTGGGATGAGTGACAACATTCGGCCCGCGCTCTACGACGCCGAATACGACGGCCGCCTCGTCAATCGCTTCACCGAAGGCGAGGAGCTGCCGTCGCGGATTGTCGGTTCCCACTGCGAATCCGGCGACGTGCTCATCAACCACATCGACCTTCCCGATGACGTCCAGGCGGGGGACTACTTCGCCATGCCCGGCACCGGTGCCTACTGCCAGCCCATGTCGTCGAACTACAACGCCCAGCCCAAGCCGGCCATCGTCAGCGTTCGCGGGGGCCGTGCCACGCTCATGTTGCGGCGCGAAACCGTCGACGATTTCCTAGCCAGGGAAGCGTAGCTCCGTCCCGGCCGCAGCGCCCAGCCATTTATATTCAACGCCGACCACGCATGGATGACCCCTCGCTACGGGGCCGTGCTGGTCGGCGTTTAGACTATCGGACATACCGTCAGTGAGGTCCCCAAAGGGACAAGAGGAGAACCGAGAATCACTATGAGCACCAGCTTTAACCCCGGTAAAGGCGAAGGACAGCCCGTCGGCGTAGCCGTGTTGGGCATGGGTACCGTCGGCACCGACGTGATTCGCCTCATGCAGGAAAATGCCGACGCTTTCGAGGCCCGCATCGGCGGGCCGCTGGCCCTTAAGGGCGTCGCGGTGTCCGACCTCGACAAACCACGGCCCGGCGTAGACCCGGCATTGCTCACCGACGACGCCCACGCGCTCGTCGAACGTGACGACGTCGACATCGTCGTCGAAGTCATCGGCGGCATCGACTACCCGCGCGAACTGGTACTCAAAGCCTTGAAGGCCGGCAAGTCCGTCGTGACCGCCAACAAGGCCCTCGTTGCCGCCCACGCTGATGAACTCGCTGCCGCTGCCGACGAGCAAAACGTCGACCTCTACTTCGAGGCCGCCGTCGCCGCCGCCATCCCGGTCGTCGGCATGTTGCGCCGCTCCCTGGCGGGTGACCAGATCAACCGAATCTTCGGCATCGTCAACGGCACCACCAACTTCATCCTCGACGCCATGGCGACCACCGGCGCCTCCTACGAAGACGCCCTCGCCGAGGCGACCCGCCTTGGTTACGCCGAAGCCGACCCCACCGCCGATGTGGAAGGCCACGACGCCGCCTCCAAGGCCGCCATCCTCGCCTCCCTCGGCTTCCATAGCCGCGTCAAGTTCAACGACGTCCACTGCGAAGGCATCACCCAGATCAGCGCCGACGACATCACCGCCGCCGCTAAGGCTGGCTACACCATCAAGCTGCTGGCCATCTGCGAACGCCTCA
Above is a genomic segment from Corynebacterium uterequi containing:
- a CDS encoding homoserine dehydrogenase; this encodes MSTSFNPGKGEGQPVGVAVLGMGTVGTDVIRLMQENADAFEARIGGPLALKGVAVSDLDKPRPGVDPALLTDDAHALVERDDVDIVVEVIGGIDYPRELVLKALKAGKSVVTANKALVAAHADELAAAADEQNVDLYFEAAVAAAIPVVGMLRRSLAGDQINRIFGIVNGTTNFILDAMATTGASYEDALAEATRLGYAEADPTADVEGHDAASKAAILASLGFHSRVKFNDVHCEGITQISADDITAAAKAGYTIKLLAICERLTNEDGSEQVSARVHPTLIPSSHPLASVSKSFNAIYVDAEAAGSLMFYGNGAGGAPTASAVLGDLVGAARNKVHGGRAPGENTYANLPVADFGDVPTRYHIDMQVKDRVGVLADLATRFADAGISLRTVRQEEVERHEHARLILVTHQAPESALAGMVERLSELDDVQQVTSVIRLDG
- the lysA gene encoding diaminopimelate decarboxylase; the protein is MNCFNELPAHVWPRNAQRQDDGVVTIAGVALPQLAEDYATPVMVIDEDDFRSRCRDMARAFGRPEFVHYASKSLLTRTIARWVDEEGLSLDVASEFELDIALRADFPAERITAHGNNKSDRFLRDCVRHQVGQVVLDHPDEIVTLDSLARRYNVVQPVLVRVTPGVEAHTNEMIATAHEDQKFGFSVASGAAWDAVRAAHNAENLDLVGLHCHIGSQVFDADGFKLAAERVLALYSRLHSEAGVTLPKLDLGGGYGIAYVDDQSPLDIDALAASLLAAVDKTAAELGIEPPIVLAEPGRAISGPAAVTVYTVGAVKDTQVGPHSWRRYVAVDGGMSDNIRPALYDAEYDGRLVNRFTEGEELPSRIVGSHCESGDVLINHIDLPDDVQAGDYFAMPGTGAYCQPMSSNYNAQPKPAIVSVRGGRATLMLRRETVDDFLAREA